In a genomic window of Coregonus clupeaformis isolate EN_2021a chromosome 27, ASM2061545v1, whole genome shotgun sequence:
- the LOC121541293 gene encoding uncharacterized protein LOC121541293, which produces MTMQRSRGDNRKPVPQPHQPDLNYASLDLNVGQTIKKKKKRRYQQNQPQTQTQMGGGFLEVEVEVEASLPSRSSSPLASRNSIYLNSLQMALETEERE; this is translated from the exons ATGACCATGCAACGCTCCAGAGGCGACAATAGAAAG CCTGTGCCTCAGCCCCACCAACCCGACCTGAACTATGCTTCTCTGGACCTGAACGTGGGACAGACaatcaagaagaagaagaagcgtcGCTACCAGCAGAACCagccccagacccagacccagatggGGGGTGGTTTCCTGGAAGTAGAAGTGGAGGTGGAGGCCTCCCTCCCCTCACGGAGTAGCAGCCCTCTGGCTTCCAGAAACAGCATCTACCTCAACAGTCTACAGATGGCgctagagacagaggagagggaatag